One region of Chloroflexota bacterium genomic DNA includes:
- a CDS encoding nucleotidyltransferase family protein: MISAIVLAAGMSRRMGRPKLLLPLGDELAIQRVVRTVTGSTVDETIVVVGHRRAEMEDALKQFPARVVYNPDYAQGEMLSSIQTGLRAASAQATAALIVLGDQPGISTAVIDRIVTALRAHGDQICLPTYGGRRGHPIGLPRRFWSEVLALGWDASLRDVIRRHREDIMEVAVPDEAVLIDMDTPEDYERALGRLE; encoded by the coding sequence GTGATCTCGGCCATCGTATTGGCCGCGGGGATGTCTCGCCGCATGGGGCGGCCCAAGCTGCTGCTCCCCCTCGGCGACGAGCTGGCAATCCAGCGCGTGGTGCGCACGGTGACGGGCTCCACCGTGGACGAGACCATCGTGGTCGTCGGGCATCGGCGGGCGGAGATGGAGGATGCACTCAAGCAGTTCCCCGCTCGCGTGGTGTATAATCCCGATTACGCGCAGGGCGAGATGTTGTCCTCCATCCAGACGGGACTGCGGGCCGCGTCCGCCCAGGCCACAGCCGCCCTCATCGTCCTGGGCGATCAGCCGGGGATCTCCACGGCGGTCATCGACCGGATCGTCACCGCGCTGCGGGCGCACGGTGACCAGATCTGTCTGCCCACCTATGGCGGTCGACGCGGCCATCCCATCGGCCTGCCGCGCCGGTTCTGGTCGGAGGTGCTGGCGCTGGGGTGGGACGCCAGCCTGCGCGATGTGATCCGGCGCCACCGGGAGGACATCATGGAAGTGGCCGTCCCCGACGAGGCCGTGCTCATAGATATGGACACGCCGGAGGACTACGAACGGGCTCTTGGACGACTGGAGTAG
- a CDS encoding dihydroorotate dehydrogenase electron transfer subunit yields MTLHLDRCAPDLPRAARVTDTWEENYRTRTFVLDLRLEARPGQFVMVWLPGIEERPLSLISGDPVSFTVARVGPFTTALHQLRTGDRLWVRGPYGNGFEMRGQHLLCVGGGYGVAPMLFVAREALAAKRRVTAIIGARTADDLLFLDRFAELGCPVITTTDDGSAGIHGLATDGIRHVLEREPVDEIYACGPRPMLEAILQLCQAKRLPCQLSWENKMRCAIGICGTCELDGWLVCREGPVQRWAPGVEAD; encoded by the coding sequence ATGACGCTGCACCTGGATCGCTGCGCGCCGGACCTGCCCCGGGCGGCCCGGGTCACGGACACGTGGGAGGAAAACTACCGCACCCGTACCTTCGTGCTGGACTTGCGGTTGGAGGCCCGACCGGGCCAGTTCGTGATGGTCTGGCTGCCCGGCATCGAGGAACGCCCGCTGAGCCTCATCTCGGGCGATCCGGTGTCGTTCACCGTGGCCCGGGTGGGGCCGTTCACGACCGCGCTGCACCAACTCCGGACGGGCGATCGCCTGTGGGTGCGGGGGCCGTATGGCAACGGTTTTGAGATGCGTGGCCAACACCTGCTATGCGTGGGCGGCGGCTATGGCGTGGCGCCCATGCTCTTCGTGGCGCGAGAGGCGCTGGCCGCCAAGCGCCGGGTGACGGCCATCATCGGTGCCCGCACCGCCGACGATCTGCTGTTCCTCGACCGGTTCGCCGAACTGGGCTGTCCCGTGATCACGACCACGGACGACGGGTCGGCCGGGATCCATGGGCTGGCCACCGACGGCATCCGCCACGTGCTGGAACGGGAGCCGGTGGACGAGATCTACGCCTGCGGGCCGCGCCCCATGTTGGAAGCCATCCTGCAGCTGTGTCAGGCGAAGCGGCTGCCCTGTCAGTTGAGCTGGGAGAATAAGATGCGCTGCGCCATCGGCATCTGCGGCACGTGCGAGCTGGACGGCTGGCTGGTGTGCCGCGAGGGACCAGTGCAGCGCTGGGCGCCGGGAGTAGAGGCCGACTGA